Proteins found in one Sorghum bicolor cultivar BTx623 chromosome 1, Sorghum_bicolor_NCBIv3, whole genome shotgun sequence genomic segment:
- the LOC8085726 gene encoding peroxidase 5, with protein MGGRRSRGGGASGLLVWAVAIAAAAAAAVSRAQLQVGFYDTLCPAAEIIVQEEVSKAASGNPGVAAGLLRLHFHDCFVRGCDGSVLLDSTAGNQAEKDAAPNASLRGFEVIDSAKTRLEQACFGVVSCADILAFAARDALALVGGNAYQVPAGRRDGNVSSAQEAGANLPPPTASVSRLNQVFGAKGLTQADMVALSGAHTVGAARCSSFNGRLYSYGPSGAGQDPSMDPAYLAALTQQCPQVQGSDPAVPMDPVTPTTFDTNYYANLVAKRGLLASDQALLADPTTAAQVVGYTNSPATFQTDFVAAMLKMGNIEVLTGTAGTIRTNCRVAS; from the exons ATGGGGGGACGACGCAGTAGAGGAGGAGGCGCGTCGGGCCTGCTAGTGTGGGCGGTGGCgattgcggcggcggcggcggcggcggtgtcgCGGGCGCAGCTGCAGGTGGGGTTCTACGACACGCTGTGCCCGGCGGCGGAGATCATCGTGCAGGAGGAGGTCAGCAAGGCGGCGTCCGGCAACCCCGGCGTCGCCGCGGGCCTCCTCCGCCTCCACTTCCACGACTGCTTCGTCAGG GGGTGCGACGGGTCGGTCCTGCTGGACTCGACGGCGGGCAACCAGGCGGAGAAGGACGCGGCGCCGAACGCGAGCCTGCGCGGGTTCGAGGTGATCGACAGCGCCAAGACGCGGCTGGAGCAGGCCTGCTTCGGCGTCGTCTCCTGCGCCGACATCCTCGCCTTCGCCGCCCGCGACGCCCTCGCGCTG GTCGGGGGCAACGCGTACCAGGTGCCGGCTGGTCGGAGGGACGGCAACGTCTCGTCGGCGCAGGAGGCGGGCGCGAACCTGCCGCCGCCGACGGCGAGCGTGAGCCGGCTGAACCAGGTGTTCGGCGCCAAGGGGCTGACCCAGGCGGACATGGTGGCGCTGTCGGGCGCGCACACGGTGGGCGCCGCGCGCTGCAGCTCCTTCAACGGCCGGCTCTACTCGTACGGTCCCAGCGGCGCCGGGCAGGACCCGTCCATGGACCCCGCGTACCTGGCGGCGCTCACGCAGCAGTGCCCGCAGGTGCAGGGGAGCGACCCGGCGGTGCCCATGGACCCCGTCACGCCCaccaccttcgacaccaactaCTACGCCAACCTGGTCGCCAAGCGCGGCCTGCTCGCCTCCGACCAGGCGCTGCTCGCCGACCCGACCACCGCCGCGCAGGTGGTCGGATACACCAACAGCCCCGCCACGTTCCAGACCGACTTCGTCGCCGCCATGCTCAAGATGGGCAACATCGAGGTGCTCACCGGCACCGCCGGCACCATCCGGACCAACTGCAGGGTGGCTAGCTAG